The following proteins are co-located in the Solenopsis invicta isolate M01_SB chromosome 7, UNIL_Sinv_3.0, whole genome shotgun sequence genome:
- the LOC113002976 gene encoding uncharacterized protein LOC113002976, with protein sequence MCFLHKIRLRSHKLATGDRCVSLWLAPSNLHQYHGPPLQRAQKHQKQTPDKPHRFADGGNYRASFQSCPWTERRPDAERRGEANRKFTLKFTPNNAGKRAQLKANALKRDGKIEHERLHERK encoded by the exons ATGTGTTTCCTGCACAAAATTCGCCTCCGAAGTCATAAATTAGCTACTGGAGACCGATGCGTTTCTCTTTGGCTGGCTCCCTCGAACCTGCACCAATACCACGGGCCACCACTTCAGCGGGCTCAAAAGCATCAAAAGCAAACGCCGGACAAACCTCACCGGTTTGCTGATGGCGGGAATTATCGAG CTTCCTTCCAAAGTTGTCCGTGGACGGAGCGTCGGCCAGATGCGGAGAGACGGGGAGAAGCAAATCGAAAATTTACTCTCAAATTCACGCCGAATAATGCGGGGAAACGAGCACAGCTAAAGGCAAACGCCCTTAAACGCGACGGTAAGATAGAGCACGAACGATTACAcgaacgaaaataa